In Phaseolus vulgaris cultivar G19833 chromosome 7, P. vulgaris v2.0, whole genome shotgun sequence, the genomic stretch TATTATTAAGAATATGAGCTTAAatcttatattaattaaaaaaaacatacataAAAGCTTATAAACTCGTTATTTCAAGCAGATTAAAGTTGTAATCTTTGATatgaatttaattcatttttcatATTAGAAATATTTCTTACTCTtagtttttctttcttctatATACTTTGTCTAGAATGATCAATTACCGCATTCATTTGGTTTTTTTACTATGAtgggattatttttttttttttttaccaaaatgggatccgtttaaaaaaaattataaatttagacaagtcgtgccaattcggcacgacttcatatgcagaagtcgtcccaattaggcacgacttctgtcatgtcatactgGCACGATTTCTGCCCTGTCACTTCATTCTCCACACCATCAGATTCCTTACACGTATAACTTTTTATCTTCTCCTTCAGGTGCTTTTTTCACTCCACCAAATATATATGGAATTTCGGCATTCTCCCCTCTTTCTGCATATAATCCAACATCATCCATGCACTATCGACCCACAATGCCCTCACCAGCATCTCATAATGAAGCCAATAACAACGATGATGAACATGTCGTTGATGATCCTCTTCCATGAAGACCTCGACGACAAATACAAAGACCACATTGTGTCACGTCTTCCCATAAATAATTTACTTCTAGTTCAactttatagttttattttatatcttgtaatgaatcttactaatttgtttagttctaattaatcttttctcattattacgtgttctgtaaaatcattacttctcaagctatttattttgcaaattcacaacaataattctctatttattttccaaatacaataaattttcatttatgtatttatttccaaattcaataacaattttcttcattttttagttaataaaataatcaagttattgtattacattaccgtcaaacatgattcatacacgattatccaatttttttgttccttaaaactaacactcttagaattatgtatcaaattaatttttaacattacataacttactacccaatatataaacaataaaattaaaaaaaaaattatgatgtggcagaagtcgtgccaagttggcacgacttctgtatgacagggcagaagagtcgtgccaagttggcacgacttctatATGACGGGACCGAAGTCGTACCTAATTGGGAtgacttctgcatatgaagtcgtaccgaattgacacgacttgcctaaatttgtaatttttttttaatcagaccctgttttagtaaaaaaaaaaaaaaataacgccatcatttgataaaaaaaaccattCATTTTCTATCCGAAAAATGGATATTCGTTGTAAAAGTAAGAATATGTGAGTGACGAACTACGTTAAAGACTATGTAAAGCATTGTAATGCAACTCCAACTTAACACGAGGGAACACAATGAGTTTGCAAGAGCTTTGATTTTCACTATATATCATAGCTGTGCCGGCCCAAAGAATCTATAAATCCAGCACATCTAATTCAATAAACTGCAACGCAAACTAGCTAACCAGAGAATTAATGAAGCTTAAGATCATAACAATAATGGCAAAGCTTACCCTATTCGTGTTGTCGATGGTTTGTGTACTGGGCCTGGCCTCTGCGCAAAGTGCAGTTGTGGAGTCTACGTATCATTTATACCAACCTGAGCAGCATAACTGGGATTTGCTCGCAGTGAGTGCGTATTGCGCCACTTGGGATGCAAACCAGCCCTTCTCATGGCGGAGCAAATATGGATGGACAGCCTTCTGTGGACCTGAAGGGCCTCAAGGCGAAGCTTCTTGTGGCAAGTGCTTGAGGGTACGTATGCATGCTTATGTTATGCTTTGCACCACTCCCTCGATATTCTTGCAAAACAAATTAATCAAGCAACCTCCTTAACATGCACATATATGCATACTTTCGCTTTTGATTGATGACAGTAATAGTTTATTGTTGATGGGTTGTGCTGTAGGTGACAAACACTCGAACAGGAGATGAGCAAATGGCTAGAATTGTGGATCAATGCCAAAACGGGGGTCTGGACTTGGACGTTAGTGTGTTCCAAAGACTTGACTCGGACGGAAATGGGAATGCTCAAGGCCATCTTATCGTCCACTATGAATTTGTGGACTGTGGTGACTAAACATGTCTTTGTAATTCAGCAGAAGGGCTAGCAGATCCAAGAGGATTACTCATTCTTATTATATTCAATTACAGAAGTTCAAGATAATAAACAAGTTATTGTTAGTTACCTATTGCAATGCATGTTGGAAGCAAAAATATTGTGTATTTGTTGTTTTATTCAGTTTCATTTTTTCACAATAAAAGTCTTAGTGGATTTTGATGaagtgttttcttttatttttcctttttgagTTTAATATCAAAGTTGCAGTATGCATATATATAAAGTGTATGTTGTTAACATTGATTCGCGAGTTCATGGATTTGGTTTGATATCgttagttaaaaataattaatattatatattaaattaagtttaaCATGCAAAATTCAAACGTTTTTGTTTTAGAAAACGTATAGATGTAATGTACTTAGGACTGGGTTTTAACTTCTACAGATTTTTGTGTGACTAAAATAGTTATGTAGTTTGCTCATTAAACAAAAAAAGTCAGCATGGCTTTGTAAATGTTAATGATGTTGAAGATTATTGCAAGGTAAAAACGGGAGAGAAAGGGATTGACCTTAAATCAAGACTATGAATTTATCAGTGACATAATAGTGTAAAACAAACTCTaggtatataaataaaatagaaacaaacTCAACCAATAGTGTAAAAAATCTTACTTGAACAGCACTTAATATTAAAATGATCAGAATTAAGAAATACAGTCAAAATACTAATACTAATGTTTGTCAATTTTATCATTGCGATCTAgcagtatttttttaatttatttttattcgtTGAGTAAAACTTTTATGATGTTATCGAATCTCAGCTAAGATAACTAATCAGGGATACGTTTAACAAATCgattttagttaaatttattatgtTATCATGCAATTAAGATGATTAAGATGTGAGGCACGAAATTAATTGCGTTAAAGACTGTGTAACGTGTATAATTATAAACAGCAAGTGGAACCAGTGAATGTTTAGATGAAGTCGCAGATTGCATTGAACATACGTCATGCATCTCTCTGTATCATGCATGGGATATTTGTGCTTGTTATATATTTCCTATTTCCCGTGGTTCCTCTCTTTAGGTGAGAGAATCCTTTATGTATTTTTTCCAATAAGTAATATTCTCCTTCTCTTTCTCATCTTCTATGCTATTATCACATAGTATTTAgagttttctttttctctattATCATGTCTATCACTACTTTCTTACCTCAAGAAGATCTTTTCCTTCACCGTTCATACATTCAACACCCTCATTAGCCTTAAAATGATGATGACAATTTTCTCATTTGATAACAGGCATTGCCACGGTTAAAGGGCTTAATCTCATGCATTTCTTGGAGGATTCTTCAATACCACCGAAGTTCATCACTACTGAAGATGTTGCCACCAATACCATTAGTCTTGTGTTTCTGAATATGAACAACAAGATCAATTTCTTGTTGCATAACTTCTAGCTCTCACCATGATGGTGggttttgatttttcttttcaaatttagaTAAAGCTCCACACATACTATGTActacaaaagaaaaataggTCAAACTACAACATATCTTcttgaaataaagaaaattgttGACACTCTGCTGCCATTTGTTCACCTTTAACATCGGATGAACATATTGAAGTTATTTTATATGGACTGTCTAATCAATATGACAGTTTTACATCGTGTGTTACGAATTGATCCTTATAATGTTGAAGATATTGAGATTATGTTAGCTTAAGAAGAACATTTTATTGATCCTCTAAACCAACATATCCTTCAAGCCAACCTCGGATATGGACCGTGCAATCAAACAATCAAACAAGAAATGGAAATGGATTTTCTGGCAATAATAACAGAGGTGGTTGTGGtcattttcaaaataatgaTTTTCAAAAGCGGTCTTTCGGCTCCAAGATTTCTAACAAAACTCCCTAGATTTTTGCGCCTTCCTTTTCTTTCCAAAATCACCATATTCAATGTTAAATATGTAACAACTATTGATTGTTGGTACTTCAGTGCAAAAAATACTTATTTCAACATTATATTTGAGACGTTTTTCCAGTTTAGACGTTGTCATTCAAAATGCGGTgacttttttaaattaactttctATAAGAGGATGACTATTTGGTATAACTGTCTTCCTAAAACAAAACACTTTGTTTAAGAAGGCGACTATAACAAATAGTCATCCtcttatactattttttatccCAATTCAGAGCGTGTCACTTACGTTTTCATACTTCCTTTCTCTAGCGCTTTGTTTTCTCTTCTGTTctaatgcttcttcttcatcttcctcgAGCTTGCATTGTCTTCTTCGTGCTATTGGTAAGTTCGTTTCGAGTTCTGTACTTCTTCTTTACCATtggtttttgtatttttttggtttctcttatttatttcttttctgtCATTGCTCGAAAGTCACTACTGTTTTATTGTCTTCAACGTTGGTGTTTGGGTTTTCACTATGCCCTATTCGCTCCGTCGCTGTTGTAGTGAAAATAGTCGTTGTTTTTAACCTTTTTTACCAGTCACGACCAATTCTAATATTACTGATCATGCATCTTAGTTTTTTTCTTCAACAAATGAAGGCAACTAGCCTTGTTTGCAACGAGCCATCTTTGCTCAAAACACCATCCACTCTTTCTAATCCTAATCCTCTATAGTATCCCATAACCAGTTTTTTCATCATattacactataaaaaaaaggttaaacTAATTTAAGAGACCAAAATTTATTAGTtgctatattaaataaattaaatattattttaaagattaaaaaattattggtataaaaaatagtttttgtttataaattaggctctaaattagtatttaattaactatcaatgttttagctaccaattaatttagattctaaagttggtagttaaaaccttgatagctaattagatatcaacttaaaaactagtttataaattttattaataacaaaaactattttagatacaaaagaaaaattagtctataaaatagtatataatctagtcaatatagtaactaattttttttagtttattaaatttgtttttattaatgattttcttgtagtatttttttatcattatgatttttttaatgttaacaacgatataaatataaaaaacatttgTAAATCATGAAAATGATGTTGTCAAAAGTAGTGAATTAAGTATGCCAAATTTAGATAACTATGATAACTgtgtattttttcaaaaataaccaaaaatatgataagtgttttcaaagtTTACAAATTTAGATAACTATGTATTTTTTGAATTCAATGCTAAccattattttgttaaaaatctCAGGATATCAAGCAGATAATTCTTCAAGAAAACTTAAAGATGGTATCTATATTTTTCCATATTTTCAACAAAGTAACTCTTCTGCTTATAATACTACATTGAAACCTCTTTCCCTTTGAATTGTGGCATGCACGGTTTGGGCTGGTTTATGCTAAAATTGTTCATCTTATTATGCAAATATGTATGTTATATAATGTTGCTTGCAGTAAACAATCTTCTTTCTGTGACATTTGCTGTTGCTAAATGGCATCAGTTACCGTTTTATATATGTTTCTTCTATTATCTATACCAAACCAACAGAACTGGTTTTTGTGGATATATATGGGAACGTTCCCTTGATACCGTATCAAAtggttttctttatttttattctaagtAGTTACAAATGTATGAAATTGTATAAGTTGCGATTTGTTGCTTTATTTGGTTTCAGTTTTCATGATAAATAAAAGTCGGACATGGATTTCTTTAAGTCTTAAAACAATACTGGAAATATTAACAAGTATTACCACAATATGTAAAAATTTATTCTaacaataactttttattaaataataaaaaataagtgcaTATTTATGAGTTACTTGACTATGTAGCACTGACATTGATACAGACACTGATACGACACAGACACAGACACGAAGAtacatataatctctaaaatgtaggacatggGGATacgaatatatatattatataattatgaattatataaattaataataaagatttatgtgcacaagtatgttccagattattttttggagcataaagatgtttttcataactggttcaaaatgatttgtttcttatttttataatcataatataaatttatacaataagtttaagtttttagaaaattaatgtatttttttaaaaaaattatgttataatcGTACTAGAATTATCAGAAAtctaataaatactttttaaattagatattttacGAATACGTATCCTACGAGTATCGATATCCGATATAAGTATCTAACACCGACACACTATTTAATAGAAGTGTTCGAGTTTCATACACAGTCCACCAATAACAAAATTGAGGTGAGGCGGCCAGAACTTAAAAATGGGCTTATTCGTTGGAAGTCCCAACCATTTTATTTTgtcagtatatatatatatatagacagAACAATGATGCATGATGATTCTGACCCATCTTCTATCGCTATGATTCTCATCTTATCATTAAGAGGCTTACTTTGTTTTTTTGTAATCAATTTCTGGTGTTGCCTCAAACGATTTATagtaagaaaagataaaaccatttACAAACAGACAACAGACCAAATTGGTCTTTTTTTATTAGTCCCCATTTCAGCCACACAGCTCCTAAACAACGTGGTTGGATAAAACAAGAATAAATAGATTAGTTGAGGAGTGAAACAGGGGTTCTTGCACGTGTTCTTCTTTACTATTTGCTACCTGCCAAGGACCAAACCCTCATTTTCCACATATTCTCACACATGCTCATAATACTTCCTCTTCTCATCTTATAACACCTTCtaccaaaatgtttttttataaacatttattttattgttttctctATAAATAATGAATGATATGATTTTTAAAAGATTAGAATGCCCAagattttacttttaattaaaagtCTGGTTTTATTATTTCCgtacattaattatttaaaaatagttttggaaaatattattattcactacaagaaagtCTCTTGAATCTTACCACCTTAGTTTACCTAATcccataattttttatattttcataattcaACTAATTCATAATTCTACAGATTATGCTCTCACCTAAACTAATTCATAATTCAAGTTCATCGTAAACCTGGAAAAATTTGgatgaaattaattatttaagtgTTTTGAGTCAAATGCAGTAAATTTAATTGCTCATTTgacctttaaatttttttaagaaatccTACACATTTAATCACTTTAGTTATTATACatatgatattaatatttttttaatcaatataaactttagttataaatttttatattttcataattcaACTAATTCATAATTCTACAGATTATACTCTCACCTAAACTAATTCATAATTCAAGTTCATCGTAAACCTGGAAAAATTTGgatgaaattaattatttaagtgTTTTGAGTCAAATGCAGTAAATTTAATTGCTCATTTGatctttaaacttttttaagAAATCCTACACATTTAATCACTTTAGTTATTATACatatgatattaatatttttttaatcaatagaACGAggacaaaaagaaaataaaatcgaTATATGTGAGGACTAGAATAATATGTTaaagaatataaattaaaagatattttttaaccaTAAGAACCAAATGAATGATTTATTAAATGATACAAtcaaacttatttaattttcaaaataaagatatataattggatgataatattttgaaacgagaaaattcaataatttaatttaaataaactaaaatatagttaagtaaataatttaattcGTTAACTTTATGGATTGAAATAGGTTTAGGTTGCTCGACAACCACCTAATTAACATACATCGAGCCAAACTATGTAAGACTTTTTTATAGACAGATTAACCTACACGTAGATTAATTATGCTAATATTATAAACTTATTAAATGATAAATCGGTGTCTTAAGTGAAAGACTTATAGTAAAATAAATGAACTTTTGAATAAAACCATGGCAATTaggtttaatttttaaaacatgttaatatataaaataagttgTATTTAACAAGTATAAACGTAATCTATTTAtctatatatacacacacagcATAAAATATTCTATAATCTATTTAACACTGTTTTCATTAACTTATTAGTATATTGTTTTATTTGGAGACACAACAATCTATCCCAAAAGATAAATATGAAATAACTTATGTTAATAAATTAACATTGTATTTGGATTGGCTTTTCATATCCACGTTTTTAACAAATTCACCTTCAAATACTTTAGATAACACAAATTAAGTATTCATTTTCTCAATCTGACCCACTTAGTTGAATCAGACCTAAAATCTTGTTTGAGcaacttttaattttaagaaaattttagttaaaatctTGTTTGAGCAGTACGATTTTGGTGTATGATGCATTAACGAGGAAGTTGTTATTATTGGAAAGAAGATAAAGGTAGAAAATGTTTCCtgtgtgaaaaagaaaaattgcgAGCACGAAATTGTCAATTGAAACGCAAAGTAAAAGAGGAAAAATTAAACCCTAACACAACACAGAACAGAGTGAGTGAGAAAGAAGAACAGAGTGAACGAGAAAGAAGAATAAAAGTAATTGCATATCAGTGCATACTGTATCACAATATCGTGAAAGAGAGTTTACAATATAAAagctgataaaagaaaaaaaaggaaggtACAAAAATAAATGAGCCTTAAACACTTACTCGTGTACAAAACAAGAACAGAGACATTTATTTGAAGAAAAGATTAACCTGCAACCAAAATTGgaagaaattttttaaatagaaattaaattgaaagaaaattgTGGGACATGAAGAACTTTAATGAAATAGAAGTTATAATTCAAGACAACAGTTACGCATTGCAAACACATGATGATCATTGGGAAGATTTATAAGTACATGTTTAATGCCTTTATGAGAGACCAAATTAGTTAAGAAAACACAAACATGATGGGTGGCTCTTGAAACTAAAACACAACAATTTTTCATGCAACCTAAATCCATCTATATAATACTCTCCCTATTGGAGACAAAGACAAAGTGTACAACCCAAGATACAATCATGTTTTTGCAACGATTTCACGCAAAAAAAAAGTAGGATGATTCTTGGCTCAACAAGAATGTGTGTCAAgaataaactttattttattttttcgcTCTTAGAGATATCATCACTGATCTCCTCCATGGGTGGTAGTTGGATGGGTCAGGAATCGGTGAGACCAACGATGTTGCTGAATTTTCGTTAGGGTGTAAGGAAAGATAGGTTTGATCATATTGTTACTTTCCATacttgaaaaagaaagaaagcccCAAATAAAAAGTTAGATCAATACAAAAGacctaaaacaataaaaaaggaAGATAAAATATATCAGAGTACACAGTAGAGCTCTTCAGATGAAgagctttgataccatattggAAAGAAGATAAAGGTACATAATGCTTCCTGTGTGAAAACAAAGAACCACGAACACAAAACCGCTAGTTAAAACGCAGAGGGGGCAAAATAAACCTTAGTACATCACATAACAAAGTGAGCGATAAAGAATAAGAAAAGTAATTGCATATCATTACACTATGTCACAATCTCGAGAAAGAGAGTTTACAATATAAAAGTTGATAAAATGAAAAGGAAGGTGCAAAAAAAAATGGGTCTTAAACATCAACCCATGTACAAAgcaaaaatagttttaaactaAACCcatatgaaatataaaaaaaaaacatatatctTATCAATTATCCTATATCAACTAGAGATATAGAGATAAGATTGATTCATAATAGacaagtgggtgcaaacctcactttacaagccaattttataaaattgagttagacttaaagtcaactttttaaaatgttattagatttatttaaagtttatctTAGCGAGAATTTATGTTGGGACTATTGTGTCACCTGCTATCAGACCATTTGTAAATATCTAATTTCATGCACGACTTGACAGCCTCGACGTGAtagggtgtgttggagatcccttATTGATTAGAGATAATAAGGTTGATTCATACTATACAAGTGGACACAAACCTCATCttacaaactaattttataaggttgatttatatttaaaattcacaTTTTAAGAAAAGTCGTGCATCCTAAGAACGGATTTGATTAAGAAGAAAGTATTCAATGAGAATAACAAGTTCAGTACAAAGTGTAAGTACACAACAATTATGCATGAAGATCACAACTTTAGTTAAAAATTATACAAGTGAAGTCATGTATGGAGGTGAAGACTTTAGTTGTATAATTTTTACACTACATGATAACCCACCTCCCTCATGTCCTAATACATCTATCGAGCAAGACCCACAAGATGACattcaagacaaaaaaaaataaaataatttcatgttGAATTCCTTTACTTAATCTAATagtcttatttcttttatttactaatact encodes the following:
- the LOC137828539 gene encoding pathogenesis-related protein PR-4-like, translated to MAKLTLFVLSMVCVLGLASAQSAVVESTYHLYQPEQHNWDLLAVSAYCATWDANQPFSWRSKYGWTAFCGPEGPQGEASCGKCLRVTNTRTGDEQMARIVDQCQNGGLDLDVSVFQRLDSDGNGNAQGHLIVHYEFVDCGD